tatttacatattttttatttatctaactttgtattaattatctaattaatcaGTTGTATTATagatattaagaaattattttagtaaagTTAAAACTATATTTAGCGACAGTGGATGTTCGTCGCCATGTATCCAGTTTATAACTTAATTTATTGCCTTACAGAATTCTTTAAATTGTTCAACAAACTTTTTGGCGCTTGAAGGCGTTGCTTGCATACCGTTCGCCTAGTCACCATCGAAGGCtggttgtttttttttgtgtgATTGAACAAGTTAAAGACATTTACTTTTTACTCCTGTTAATGAAATATATGATTACTAATTTCggaaaaaaagatataataaaataaaaaaaagacttaatacttttttttaaatgacttAATAcctgttttaatttcttggatattaaaatagttattgattacagtttaataaataaaaatctataaaaatattaatgatcaaaattaattttatataatttaatagtaaataGCTAATTATGGAACACTAACTGCAGTATCTTAGTCCTAGAATTCAccaacaaaacaaaaagaatttaaagtaACAACCTATCCTATTTTTCCTCCTTAGTAATCTCATTTTCCTCAAATTGCATCCATAACTTGTATTCATCTTCCTTCAGATTCTTGttatatcttttctttaaCAATCCAATGTCTCAAGAAAGCTTCCTTTCAGAAGCCACAAACGCCACCACAACAACCACCGCAAAAACCTGCACCTCTACCCATAACCCATCTCAGTCTTCCCTAACAGAAGATTACTCGTACAAAATCCAATCAGCAATTCAATCCCTTTCTGTCGTAACTACAATCCCTCCTTCTCTGTTTTCCTCCCAAGACCCTGCATTTTCCCTCCTCCATGACCCTCATGTCTCCTCTCAAATTTCCACACTTCTCCGCCACCCTGACTCTGGTGCCGGCGACAATAACCTTTGCAGGTGGTTCTACGACACATTCCAATCCACCTCCTCCCAACTCCAACTTGTGGTCCTTCGTTTCCTCCCAATTATAGCCGGCTTATATCTCTCTCGCATTCCTTTGCGTAAGCCCTTAGCAGGGTTTGAGGCAATTCTATTAGCTCTCTATGCCCATGAAACTACCTCCAGGAATGGCCAAGCTATAACGGTGAATATACCTGATTTGTCAAACTCAAGTGTGTATCATGAAACGAAGGAGATATCAAAGAATAATGCTACGGATTTAAACCTAGCAGTTATATCTCCAAGTTTAGAGCCTCACGGGACTGTAAGATCAACAAGAAGAGCAAGAATTGTTAGTGTTGCATTAGAGTTGTATTTTAGTAAGATATCTCTTATGCCTTTAGGatctaagattgatttttgtGAGTTCTGTCAGATATGGTCTGGTCAAGATGGTGAAATGTacaaagaaattgaagaaagcACTGAAAATGATGAGGAGGAAGGtaaggagaaggagaaggagaaagagaaggaaaaggaggagGAGAAAGAGGAGAGGAGGATTCATCTTCCGTGGGAATTATTGCAGCCAATTTTGAGGATATTAAGTCATTGTTTATTGGGTCCTCAGAAagataagaaattatttgatGCAGCATGTCAAGCTTGTAGAAGTTTATATGCAAGGTCCTTGCATGATATTAATCCTAAAGCAATTTTGGCAACTGGGAGTCTTCTTAGACTTAGCAAGATGGCCATAAATCAGAATGAGAATGATATTGATTATACTGAGATAACAATGACCAATGTTATAACTCTTTAATATCAAGTACTCCTTCACTTTTTTTGTCTTATTGTTCTTCATTTTGTTTTGTAGTTTTTGACTCTTGATTTTACAATCTTGGTATGTAATCTCATGATTATACAGCATTGgaatttcaatttttgatTATTAGGCTTTCTGAATCAAGAAATGGTTTTGAGGATTAATATCTGTAGAAAGATCTTGCAAGTttactctttttctcttatgaTTGATGTCTCGTCTTTGGATTAAGAAATGATTCATATtccagttttctttttttaatgtgTTGCTTTGTTGTATTTCCCATGTCAAATTTTGTTCACGACCCAATTGCCAAGAGGAATTAGAGCACAAAATGACTTCCAACTTGGGAGGACTAGCAGCTCAGAAAGATGGGCAGTAAGGAAGGTTATTATAAGTACTAGCTATCCAGTCAGGAGCCTTGTTGGCTGTCTTCCTGACAACACAATAAAATGCTAGGCTCATTGTGAAATAGCTCTTCAATTCTTGCATCAATCTTCCAAGCAACAGGATATAAGTCGGCATTAATCACGGAGATTGAGGTCACAGGAGTCTGACTCAAAAATGGCCTTAAATATTCCTATAGCTTTTGCATGAAGGATGGATTCCTTGAGGGCCATAGCCATTGTTGTGCGAGGTGAATTTGACGGCTAAATAAAAATGTGAGGTGCTACTTAGCTtcaaatacatatttttcaGACGCTGCTaaaaccaaaataataattgatccGAATAAAAACAATTCAGTTCTTACGAagtaaaaagttttaaaataaaatatctatttttcattaaagagtgattacaaaatttattttttaatctaacaaataaatatacaaagtaattattataaagtaaaatgataaatgttatgataatattaaagttttgggtaatattgaattattatattattatttttatggatAGATTTTTTAGGTAAGTATATCtctatttttgtaatattttacgCCTATAAATAGGTGTTATTCTTAATAGAATGATatcttctctctttatttactttattattattttttatttttttattagcaCGATtgcttaaaatataatttaagataaaaactaactttctataatatatacatatatatttaaaattcataaagtataagtgtatatatattatgaataattattCTTTACCGATTTGGGCATTACGAGGCTGTactctatttttattgaattcatAAAGATTCATTTTGGTAGTACTAATTAGTATACaacacttattttttttattttggttttgtGGCCTttgaatttctataaatttcttttgttttggtcaaacaataaaatattagtttatgttgttatttgtatattttgtataattttattttattttattttatttattttttatcaatataacttTGCTTTTAAGTGATCTTTATTCTGCTATTGCATTTTGCAATTGTAGTTTTTCCAAAACATGATTGTGCATaatatgatttaataaattttatagatatattatttgatattagttaatgtcaattaatttttaattccttaAGAACCGATTATATACAGCCCCAAGAAATTatactataaattttagttccgaagaatttttatatatatatatatatatatatatatatatatatatataaagtttagTTCCTATAGAACTAgtattagttttatttcttgaagaactaattaagtaaataaaaaggTATAAATTCCtgaataattttaactttaagtTCTTGAAGAACTAAGTATCTAGAAATCTAGTATcacattttattaaagaattaatattttatattttcgaAGAACTAAATATTTAGTCTCTAAACGAACCATTTATCATAGACACTAGATACCGATATATATTTGGATGGTATGgatcttaaaaatataataaaagataaaaatcaaGAATCGCTATAAAATCACGCTAAAGCgatgatttttctttatcgTCATCTTTataaaggattaaaaattgaatatttgataGTTACAGATCCACTAgttctttgaaaaaatatacgaCCATCTTAAATTAGTGTTCCTTTCAAAGACTCATTACGAATTAATGCATTTGcgattataatattttaaaaattataagtgaATATAATTCtacaatttttcaaaattagttATAAACTGAAATTATGTGGAGAAGATATTATTAATCATGATATGTTAGAGAAGacatttactatttttcatgCCTCAAATATGCTATTGCAGcaacaatatatattaaaaaaatatttcaaacaatattataaattaatttcattattcttattgctgaaaaaaataatcttttattgaAAGATTATGAAACTCATCCAACTGGTTTTGCTCCATTTGTTGAAGTGAATGAGCTTACATATAATGTTGGGCATGGACGAGAAAGAGGACGAAAAAATAACCATAGTCGAGGACGTGGCCTAGGTTATggtcaaaattataaaaataacaatcagGATAGTAAGAATAATAATGCATCTTTCTACCTGAAGTGGAAGAATCGTAAAGAGAAAAATGGAGAAaagtaaaattcaaaaaatcaattactatcaattttgGCTTGAAAGGATATTGATCTCGTACCTATCGTACACTAAAATATCTTACTGATCTATATcaagaataattaaagaagaaaagaaatatgtagAAGTATATTTCACATAAATGATGATGATTTTGGTGATGATTTTGTTGATCTCACAcatttatatatgtcaaattTCTTTGAGAATTCTGAAGAAAAAATTGATCATTTGATCAACAATGACAATATAAATGTCTAAAGAGTTATGTTAATACAACAAGATGGTCACATGTATGTTTATTATGAGAATGAACTAGTATACAAAATGAACAAGTCACAAATTTGGAAACAAATCAGAATGAACCAGCACAATAACTTCAAACATCCAAACCATCCAAATTCATTATAAGCAGCCTTAATCTTCATTTCTGTTTTAGTTAATTAGTACAACTAATATCATGTTGTTTATTTCTTAAGCCAATAAGGTGTCAAGGAAAAGTAAAAGATGTTGGAGGTCCTCCTAAAACACTTGATCAACCTACTGCTCCAGCAAATAACATACCTTTGGATACACCATCAATTGTAACTTCAGAGAAACCAGACTTGATTTTTTATGGTGTGATTACTTactcaagaaaaagaaagcctACTTATAATGAGGCAACTCAACCAAAAAGATAACACCCTTATAAGCCTCCTTGTAGATATGGGGTATACATTGATGAGACAACAAACGATATGATTTTAAATgtgagtttttttatttaattttattgtcgCAAcctctattttataattttatacatacatacatactaATTATGTGAGTGATATACGTTCGGCCTAACATCCAAGGAGAACGAATCATTGCCACTGGTGGAAAGTTGAGAAATGGTAATGAGCCAGAACCAAGCTTTATgactgaaaagaaaataggttTTAAGAAATGGGAGAAGCAATTCATTATAGAAAATCAATTGCAAAAGGACAAGCAataaagacaaagaaaatatgttGGCAAAgttaaaggaaaagagaagCTTCATTCAAGACAACCACAATCAAATAATGGGGTGACATCAAGTCCAAAACAAGTATCAACAGCTACAGAAAGAATAACTTGAAGCTCAAACCTGATCTTTTTGTAATGGGCCagtattaaattctttttaataaacaaTAGCTTAGTTTATTTATCCAAGATTGATGAACTTGGTGTAGTGACAATTTATCTAAGTCATGATGAACTTGGTATAACTTTTGGACATGTATGTTTTGTCAATTTAAAGTTATCAACAGCCTTTATAGTACATTTGTTTTCTAGTTATCTTATGCAATTTAAGCACTTAAACTTTGGATATGTTTGATGTTGTTTTTCTATGGTATATGAATGATTGTTTATGTCTTATTATAATTGCATGTTATTCAGGACTTCATGCTCATTTACTGTCTCAGGACTGTGAGCTTGTCTCTTACAAgcatatcatcaaatacaaaaTACG
The sequence above is drawn from the Ricinus communis isolate WT05 ecotype wild-type chromosome 7, ASM1957865v1, whole genome shotgun sequence genome and encodes:
- the LOC8281209 gene encoding uncharacterized protein LOC8281209 isoform X2, whose product is MSQESFLSEATNATTTTTAKTCTSTHNPSQSSLTEDYSYKIQSAIQSLSVVTTIPPSLFSSQDPAFSLLHDPHVSSQISTLLRHPDSGAGDNNLCRWFYDTFQSTSSQLQLVVLRFLPIIAGLYLSRIPLRKPLAGFEAILLALYAHETTSRNGQAITVNIPDLSNSSVYHETKEISKNNATDLNLAVISPSLEPHGTVRSTRRARIIWSGQDGEMYKEIEESTENDEEEGKEKEKEKEKEKEEEKEERRIHLPWELLQPILRILSHCLLGPQKDKKLFDAACQACRSLYARSLHDINPKAILATGSLLRLSKMAINQNENDIDYTEITMTNVITL
- the LOC8281209 gene encoding uncharacterized protein LOC8281209 isoform X1, with product MSQESFLSEATNATTTTTAKTCTSTHNPSQSSLTEDYSYKIQSAIQSLSVVTTIPPSLFSSQDPAFSLLHDPHVSSQISTLLRHPDSGAGDNNLCRWFYDTFQSTSSQLQLVVLRFLPIIAGLYLSRIPLRKPLAGFEAILLALYAHETTSRNGQAITVNIPDLSNSSVYHETKEISKNNATDLNLAVISPSLEPHGTVRSTRRARIVSVALELYFSKISLMPLGSKIDFCEFCQIWSGQDGEMYKEIEESTENDEEEGKEKEKEKEKEKEEEKEERRIHLPWELLQPILRILSHCLLGPQKDKKLFDAACQACRSLYARSLHDINPKAILATGSLLRLSKMAINQNENDIDYTEITMTNVITL